A section of the Castanea sativa cultivar Marrone di Chiusa Pesio chromosome 12, ASM4071231v1 genome encodes:
- the LOC142620155 gene encoding uncharacterized protein LOC142620155: protein METLEKMSQPQLFLSLKRDLALAIQEVFVAEKFIEDTRKKARTELEIRLETEKSLGTTLAENEKLTSEVADLKRERNGAEANLKTMKTQIEGQRKLLRERDEELSQAQRECSDLKKELALIKEEASSFQRSLEAAKQTSYEEGVETTEEQLTEAFVALCREYCQKVWGEALNVAGVPLSSDLRKSENVWLPLEIQEIEKAPAATPTPESTLPALPPVVPQRNSSILGHNLQNNFI, encoded by the exons atggagaccttggaaaaaatgagccagccacaactattcctctcactaaaaagagacttagcgctg gccattcaggaggtctttgtagccgagaagtttatagaagacactcgaaagaaggccagaactgagcttGAAATCAgactggagactgagaagtccttgggcacaacCCTTGCTGAGAACGAGAAGTTGACCTCAGAGGTGGCTGatctaaagagagagaggaatggggccgaggcgaatctgaagaccatgaagacccagatagaagggcagcgcaagctccttcgcgaaagagatgaagagctctcccaagcccaaagggagtgctcggatctgaaaaaggaacttgcgctgataaaggaagaagccagctcattccaacgcTCTTTAGAGGCTGCCAAGCAGACaagctacgaggaaggggtagaaacaaccgaggagcagctgacagaggccttcgtggctttgtgccgggagtattgtcagaaagtctggggggaagccctaaacgtagctggagttcctctatcttcggatttgaggaaatccgaaaacgtttggcttcccctggagatacaggagattgaaaaggctcctgctgctactcctacccctgaatCAACTCTCCCTGCTCTGCCTCCGGTGGTCCCACAAAGAAATTCCTCGATCCTGGGCCacaaccttcag aacaactttatttga